AGAAAGAGAAAACTGATAGCGTATATCAGTTaataatgcaaaacagaaaCATATCACAACAGATTTAAAATGGATGGATTCTAAACAAATTAATGCATGCATAAAATCCATAGTATTTAGTCCAACGATAGAACTCTTTTTTTGTGGTTTGGTAAGAACATGAAGTTAACAGAATCGAAGCATAGCAGGTTGCATGTTATAGGTAGACaagcacaacaacaaaaatcCAACTAACCCATATCTTTTTTCACAAATTGAATGTTGAAACATTCAATAGACCAGCCATAACACTGTAAATATATGTTGAGGCGGCCATAAAGTGATACTTTTGTTAGATGATTTCATTCATGATCAGAAATTCAACTGCAGCCTCCATGTTGTGCaacatttcaatttcaattttactaaGTGCAGTTCAAGCCCAGTCGTGAAAGCATTTGAAAAAggagtttcctttttcttgtttctccAATAGAAACACATTTGATGTGAGCGATGAAGGACCAATACTCACCAGAATGAGGTTCACATTTTCTACCCAATTCAGGACAACCATCTATTATCAAATCTTCTAGGGCGCTTAGACAATGCATGTCACATGGCAGATGAAACAACTGAGGACAGTTAACAATATGGAGCATCTTAAGACTTGTCATTGTGCTAAGCCACTCCGGAAGCATCTCCAgacaatgaaaatttaaaattaacaatgtTCTCAAAGAGTCGGAGGCTGCTTGAATCCATTCAGGCAGCGTGTGTTGCCGTGGACAATGCTCAATATGCAAATATTTCATCTTCAATTTTTGGATTGGTCTTTCACTGTTCAAGGACAGATTTAGCATCACGCACCTTGTTACAATCAGAACCTCAAGTTTAGGGAGAATATGAAGAGGTAAGGACTCTAGGCTCCCACATGATTGAATGATCAAAACCTCCAGGGACGAGAGTTGTACCTGTGCCCCTCGGAACAAAAACTTCAAATTGTCACAGTATTCAAAAATCAGAGTATGAAGATTGATCAAACTTGCAAATTCATCCTCTGACAAAATAGACTGCTTTGTGGTTATATACATTTTTCGGAGGCTGATTAACATCCCTAATCGTTTAGGCAATGTTTCAAGCCCCAAGCATCTTCTCAAAGACAACATTTGTAAGTTTTGGAGTCTGCAAATAGAATTAGGaagcttttttattttggaattatTGTCAAGGCTGAGAGCTCGCAGATGCTCCAATTGAGCAATTGAATTAGGAAGTTTCTCAAAAGATGAATTACTTAAATCTAAATGTCGTAAGTACTTGTATCTTTCTATCCATGTTTCCAAAAGAGACTCACTGCCAACACCCACTCCATTAACGGGAAATATTATAGTTCTCACACATCTGGACTTGGGGAACAAACTATGGCTTAGTGAATCATTTTCAACAACTGACATATGCCTTACTTGCTCTGGTATATTGCGACTATTGGAGTTCACCATTAGAAACTCTTCTTTCGCAACATACAGCGAAAGATCGTGTACCAAATCAtgtagtttaaaataataaattgtgcCAAAGTCCTCAAAGTCTTCCAAAAATGACCTTGAATATAACTCAttaatatatgcttttccaataTTCTCTATCTTTTGACTTCCAAATGGNGATCGAAGTAATCCAAGNGTGGCCCAAAAGTTAGCNATTTCAGCACTGGTAAAGCCAAAATCTTTgggataaagagaaaagaaagcaaaacaGTGCCTCAAATAGGATGGCATTTGATCATAGCTCAACTTTAGGGAAGGTAAAATGTCATCTTTCTGTTGTTTCAGGTTCCATAGCTCATGGTCTCTCATAATTTCCCATCTTTGTGAATCAAAAACTGAGAACAGGGAACTTCCTGAAGTTTTCACTGCTAGTGGAACCCCTCGGCACTTTTTCACTATTTCTTTTCCNATATCCACTAGATATGGATGTTCTTTTTCTTCNCCTTCCCTAAATGCCCATTTCAGAAACAGAGATANGCAATTCTCCACAGAAAGACCTTNTAAAACATACGAGGGAACAGTGCCCATCATTGAAGCAATTNNGGTACTTCGTGTTGTCACCAAGATTTTGCTTCCTACTGCACCCACTTTAATTAAATCTTTCAACTCTATCCATTTTGCACGATTATCATTCCATACGTCATCCAAGACTAGTAGATACTTCTGACNAGAAAGTTTGTGTCTAAGACGACCTTGTAACTGCTCAATATCTANGTTGTTCATGCTTTCTTGAGGAACAACAGAAATGGTTGGATCAGAAGCAGAGTTGATGATTTTAATAAGTATATGTCTTATGTCAAAGTCATCAGANATACACACCCACATTTTCAACTGGAAAAGACCATCCATTCTCTCATCACTGAACACCAACTTTGCAAGTGTGGTCTTTCCCAACCCTCCAATACCCACTATGGGAATAACACAAACGCTTTGATCTCCATAACCATCACCATTAGGGTGAGGTTGCATCAAAAGCTTGATAATCTGTTCCCTATCACTCTCCCTTCCAATCACCCCCGAAGCATCAACATGGGAATAAGTCATTTCTCTCCTTTGCAGAGGACTGTGATCAATAACAATCCTCTCAAGACCAAACTTGTTCCCATCAGCTGCTATCTTATCCAATCTACgtgtaacattttttattttcctagcCATCCTAAAACGGAAAACAAGAGAattagatgaagaaaagaagtggtTTACCTTCATCCTGGTGGTGCCGGAAGCTTTGAGAACTTGTTTTCTGAGGTTTTGGCACTCAAATCCATCCAACACATCTTCAGCATCTAAGCATACGTTTTGAATCTGCCTGAGCCATTCACGCAACCCAtgcttcttctccttcttctcctcAGCATCCAACAGCACGCCTTTTACAATTGACAAGGTATCTCTGAAACTTTGCACATCCTCATACAGATCAAAGGCTCGAGAAACTTCTTCATAAAGATTAGATGCAAGCTTCCCCAGCAATGATTCAGCAATCTCGAAGACAAAATATTCAGCCATGTTCTTAGTGAAAGAGCAGAAAGTAATTGGTATACAAGTTTATGTTTGTGAGGATTGTGC
The sequence above is drawn from the Vigna radiata var. radiata cultivar VC1973A chromosome 3, Vradiata_ver6, whole genome shotgun sequence genome and encodes:
- the LOC106756847 gene encoding putative disease resistance protein RGA4 isoform X1; amino-acid sequence: MAEYFVFEIAESLLGKLASNLYEEVSRAFDLYEDVQSFRDTLSIVKGVLLDAEEKKEKKHGLREWLRQIQNVCLDAEDVLDGFECQNLRKQVLKASGTTRMKVNHFFSSSNSLVFRFRMARKIKNVTRRLDKIAADGNKFGLERIVIDHSPLQRREMTYSHVDASGVIGRESDREQIIKLLMQPHPNGDGYGDQSVCVIPIVGIGGLGKTTLAKLVFSDERMDGLFQLKMWVCXSDDFDIRHILIKIINSASDPTISVVPQESMNNXDIEQLQGRLRHKLSXQKYLLVLDDVWNDNRAKWIELKDLIKVGAVGSKILVTTRSTXIASMMGTVPSYVLXGLSVENCXSLFLKWAFREGEEKEHPYLVDXGKEIVKKCRGVPLAVKTSGSSLFSVFDSQRWEIMRDHELWNLKQQKDDILPSLKLSYDQMPSYLRHCFAFFSLYPKDFGFTSAEXANFWATLGLLRSPFGSQKIENIGKAYINELYSRSFLEDFEDFGTIYYFKLHDLVHDLSLYVAKEEFLMVNSNSRNIPEQVRHMSVVENDSLSHSLFPKSRCVRTIIFPVNGVGVGSESLLETWIERYKYLRHLDLSNSSFEKLPNSIAQLEHLRALSLDNNSKIKKLPNSICRLQNLQMLSLRRCLGLETLPKRLGMLISLRKMYITTKQSILSEDEFASLINLHTLIFEYCDNLKFLFRGAQVQLSSLEVLIIQSCGSLESLPLHILPKLEVLIVTRCVMLNLSLNSERPIQKLKMKYLHIEHCPRQHTLPEWIQAASDSLRTLLILNFHCLEMLPEWLSTMTSLKMLHIVNCPQLFHLPCDMHCLSALEDLIIDGCPELGRKCEPHSGEYWSFIAHIKCVSIGETRKRKLLFQMLSRLGLNCT
- the LOC106756847 gene encoding putative disease resistance protein RGA4 isoform X2 encodes the protein MTYSHVDASGVIGRESDREQIIKLLMQPHPNGDGYGDQSVCVIPIVGIGGLGKTTLAKLVFSDERMDGLFQLKMWVCXSDDFDIRHILIKIINSASDPTISVVPQESMNNXDIEQLQGRLRHKLSXQKYLLVLDDVWNDNRAKWIELKDLIKVGAVGSKILVTTRSTXIASMMGTVPSYVLXGLSVENCXSLFLKWAFREGEEKEHPYLVDXGKEIVKKCRGVPLAVKTSGSSLFSVFDSQRWEIMRDHELWNLKQQKDDILPSLKLSYDQMPSYLRHCFAFFSLYPKDFGFTSAEXANFWATLGLLRSPFGSQKIENIGKAYINELYSRSFLEDFEDFGTIYYFKLHDLVHDLSLYVAKEEFLMVNSNSRNIPEQVRHMSVVENDSLSHSLFPKSRCVRTIIFPVNGVGVGSESLLETWIERYKYLRHLDLSNSSFEKLPNSIAQLEHLRALSLDNNSKIKKLPNSICRLQNLQMLSLRRCLGLETLPKRLGMLISLRKMYITTKQSILSEDEFASLINLHTLIFEYCDNLKFLFRGAQVQLSSLEVLIIQSCGSLESLPLHILPKLEVLIVTRCVMLNLSLNSERPIQKLKMKYLHIEHCPRQHTLPEWIQAASDSLRTLLILNFHCLEMLPEWLSTMTSLKMLHIVNCPQLFHLPCDMHCLSALEDLIIDGCPELGRKCEPHSGEYWSFIAHIKCVSIGETRKRKLLFQMLSRLGLNCT